Proteins from a single region of Trichoderma asperellum chromosome 3, complete sequence:
- a CDS encoding uncharacterized protein (EggNog:ENOG41), which translates to MATGRQNRADRLNERLRGAQRANVDDESFSLDINSLNISGLAIASSVASASSPAANAKYSPTNSAKRRRLNKNATATTSPEHAPSPTPRRRRGRPQPPINPSSELPDAPSEPVLDHDEMDEDEPTPRAGRTRVPQPSSSVRSTIPMIIEEDEDELENLPPHPGAISAALLQSPSARRSEKTIEEVAESPADAPGSGKRRRVPVSETISSSIKLMGVISSDDGIPMPSSPLVNKLRRSDAASSRRSAATVYGQEASNLADELSSDGFPQLAELEEDELMVAADLVIEESTILQDEEEEEENAEEYDEEETPKAPKTKRTRRPREPSPELGSQPLEDIREETEEPESEPENDEIGLEPEPESEGQQALEPEPESGPEREEETEDEAEVEEAVLPTPPKRKRGRPSKSPTNQKQPTTKPKPVKPKKRVQAQPENANDENEQPQPKKARTKKRHSDQSEGDGGMIEITVQRFVNLKKRGNEDDDLDPLQNEMAFMNHGGESVIDVFAQVCDEVISTTLEQLQEVSASAEDLAKKKEYRIKTRAIEAYREELKSRFLQHAIHLNHWHSLRKRLRHVQKEKMALREEIMRIKAEREQVALRMDAIRIKHEADARESKYCLDASSLMHDVDLAVEQGREAPELSRAAQKEAELANLELLVSRISEQASSSSFTGGILRQVRDFNSFLERAAIALESR; encoded by the exons ATGGCTACAG GACGACAAAACCGCGCGGATCGCCTGAATGAGCGTCTTCGCGGTGCTCA GCGCGCCAATGTAGACGATGAATCTTTCAGCCTCGACATCAACAGCCTCAACATCTCTGGTCTTGCCATTGCATCATCAGTCGCATCAGCCTCGAGCCCCGCCGCCAATGCTAAATACTCCCCAACAAATtcagcaaaaagaaggaggctgaATAAAAATGCGACGGCCACAACTTCTCCAGAGCACGCACCGAGCCCTACCCCTCGACGACGAAGGGGCCGACCTCAGCCACCTATAAACCCGTCGAGCGAACTGCCAGATGCGCCAAGCGAACCAGTGCTGGATCACGATGAaatggacgaagacgaacCTACACCTAGAGCTGGCAGAACCCGAGTACCACAACCTTCAAGCTCAGTAAGATCAACCATTCCTATGATTatagaggaagacgaagatgagctcGAAAATCTACCGCCACACCCCGGTGCCATTTCGGCTGCGCTTTTGCAATCGCCTTCGGCGCGCAGATCCGAGAAGACGATCGAAGAGGTGGCAGAGTCTCCTGCAGATGCGCCAGGAAGCGGGAAGCGGCGTCGCGTGCCCGTGAGCGAGACCATAAGCTCTAGTATTAAGCTGATGGGTGTGATATCATCAGATGATGGAATTCCCATGCCTTCATCTCCTCTCGTGAATAAGTTGCGCCGTAGCGACGCAGCCTCATCAAGGAGGTCGGCTGCAACAGTATATGGCCAAGAAGCGAGCAACCTGGCGGATGAGCTGTCTTCTGATGGCTTCCCCCAACTAGCTGAattagaagaagatgagTTAATGGTGGCCGCCGACTTGGTTATTGAAGAAAGCACAATTttacaagatgaagaagaggaggaggagaacgCTGAGGaatatgatgaagaggaaacaCCGAAAGCTCCAAAGACAAAACGCACGAGAAGACCACGAGAACCCTCTCCAGAGTTGGGTTCCCAGCCACTGGAGGATATACGAGAAGAAACAGAAGAGCCGGAGTCTGAGCCCGAAAATGATGAGATTGGACTAGAGCCTGAGCCAGAATCGGAAGGACAACAAGCCCTGGAACCTGAACCGGAGTCTGGgccagaaagagaggaagaaacagAGGATGAAGCTGAAGTGGAAGAAGCCGTGCTACCAACTCCTCCCAAACGAAAGCGCGGGCGCCCCAGCAAGAGCCCAACTAACCAGAAGCAACCTACTACTAAACCGAAACCTGTTAAACCAAAAAAGCGAGTTCAAGCACAACCAGAAAATGCCAATGATGAGAACGAACAGCCACAGCCCAAGAAGGCAAGAACAAAGAAGAGGCATAGTGATCAGAGCGAAGGTGATGGTGGAATGATCGAAATCACGGTCCAGCGGTTTGTCAACCTCAAGAAGCGCGGcaatgaggatgacgatcTAGATCCGCTGCAAAATGAGATGGCGTTTATGAATCACGGAGGAGAAAGCGTTATCGACGTATTCGCTCAGGTTTGCGACGAGGTGATCTCTACGACCCTAGAGCAGCTTCAGGAGGTGTCCGCTAGTGCGGAAGATTtagcaaaaaagaaggagtaTCGTATCAAGACGCGAGCTATAGAGGCTTAcagagaagagctcaagTCCCGGTTCCTTCAGCAT GCTATCCACTTGAATCACTGGCACTCCTTGCGCAAGCGGCTACGGCATGTgcaaaaggagaagatggcttTACGCGAGGAGATTATGCGTATCAAAgctgagagagagcaggTTGCTCTCCGAATGGATGCTATCAGAATCAAGCATGAGGCTGATGCTAGAGAATCAAAG TATTGTCTAGATGCATCCTCTCTCATGCATGATGTAGACCTTGCCGTAGAACAAGGCAGGGAAGCACCAGAGCTTTCACGCGCGGCACAAAAGGAGGCCGAGTTGGCCAATCTCGAGCTTCTTGTGTCTCGCATATCGGAGCAGGCCAGCTCGTCCAGCTTTACAGGCGGCATTCTCAGACAGGTCAGAGACTTCAACTCATTCTTAGAGCGGGCTGCCATAGCACTTGAATCACGATGA
- a CDS encoding uncharacterized protein (EggNog:ENOG41): MADKDPSPAEEAAARKKEAEEQAALPYKWSQTIGELDLSFNVPGNYKSRDLVVDIKKLSIVAGVKGQEPIIKGDLPHAIRVDDSTWTLSTNSDGTKVVEIHLDKVNKMEWWPHVVTSAPTIDVTKIQPENSKLSDLDGETRGMVEKMMFDQRQKEQGLPTSDEQKKMDILKKFQEQHPEMDFSKAKIQ, translated from the exons ATGGCTGACAAAG ATCCCTCCCCCGCCGAAGAGGCTGCCGCGCGCAAGAAGGAAGCTGAGGAGCAGGCCGCACTGCCTTACAAATGGAGCCAGACCATCGGCGAGCTGGACCTGTCCTTCAACGTGCCCGGAAATTATAAATCAAGGGATCTCGTCGTCGATATCAAGAAGCTGTCCATCGTTGCGGGTGTCAAGGGACAAGAGCCTATCATCAAG GGCGACCTCCCCCATGCGATCCGCGTTGACGATTCGACTTGGACTCTGTCCACCAACTCCGACGGCACCAAGGTTGTCGAGATCCACCTTGACAAGGTCAACAAGATGGAATGGTGGCCACACGTCGTTACCAGCGCGCCCACCATCGACGTCACCAAGATCCAGCCCGAAAACTCAAAGCTCTCTGACCTCGACGGCGAGACCAGGGGCATGGTTGAGAAGATGATGTTCGATCAGCGACAGAAGGAGCAAGGCCTACCCACATCAGACGAACAGAAGAAAATGGATATCCTCAAGAAGTTCCAGGAGCAGCATCCAGAGATGGACTtcagcaaggccaagatcCAGTAA
- a CDS encoding uncharacterized protein (EggNog:ENOG41~SECRETED:SignalP(1-26)) translates to MHGTLLGWWWGKKVMPWDYDADVQITEADMYYLAAYHNMTVYYYKYGGMDEGRYFQLEINPYFKHREQDDKSNVIDGRWIDMQNGLYIDITAARYDLDHEEGEGILYDKYGHEYRDTYVFPLRDTTFEGVPCKIPYRYQDMLQAEYGKNALTNTEFHDHRFDDEAMKWVAIDKPSAEAEAQQDL, encoded by the exons ATGCATGGCACTCTGcttgggtggtggtgggggAAGAAG GTTATGCCGTGGGACTATGATGCGGATGTTCAAATCACAGAGGCAGACATGTACTACCTCGCTGCTTATCACAACATGACCGTATACTATTACAAGTACGGCGGCATGGACGAGGGCCGGTACTTCCAGCTTGAGATCAATCCGTACTTTAAACACCGAGAGCAAGACGACAAATCTAATGTCATTGATGGCCGGTGGATTGATATGCAGAACGGACTCTACATCGACATTACTGCGGCACGATATGATTTGGATCacgaagaaggagaaggcatTTTATACGACAAATATGGTCATGAATATCGG GATACCTACGTCTTCCCCCTACGAGACACAACCTTTGAGGGCGTGCCCTGCAAGATCCCCTATCGTTATCAAGACATGCTGCAGGCTGAATATGGGAAGAACGCTTTGACAAACACAGAATTCCACGA CCATCGATTCGACGACGAAGCAATGAAATGGGTTGCCATTGACAAGCCTTCAGCAGAGGCGGAGGCACAGCAAGATTTATAA
- a CDS encoding uncharacterized protein (EggNog:ENOG41) — translation MKPCTISLKHAVVAVTWAALAWAISAAPSGKSSEATVPKYFHESPYDVHYDARFTRAILEDPEQREAIKVLVQTYLATFRDLGVQTWLMHGTLLGWWWGKKVMPWDYDADVQITEADMYYLAAYHNMTVYYYKYGGMDEGRYFQLEINPYFKHREQDDKSNVIDGRWIDMQNGLYIDITAARYDLDHEEGEGILYDKYGHEYRDTYVFPLRDTTFEGVPCKIPYRYQDMLQAEYGKNALTNTEFHDHRFDDEAMKWVAIDKPSAEAEAQQDL, via the exons ATGAAGCCCTGTACGATCAGCCTCAAGCATGCTGTTGTCGCAGTCACATGGGCAGCGTTAGCATGGGCTATTAGTGCTGCTCCTTCTGGAAAGTCCAGCGAGGCTACCGTACCCAAATATTTCC ATGAGAGTCC CTACGATGTCCACTATGATGCCCGGTTCACCCGCGCAATTCTCGAAGACCCCGAGCAGAGAGAGGCCATCAAGGTCTTAGTGCAGACGTATCTGGCAACGTTTAGAGACTTGGGCGTCCAAACATGGCTGATGCATGGCACTCTGcttgggtggtggtgggggAAGAAG GTTATGCCGTGGGACTATGATGCGGATGTTCAAATCACAGAGGCAGACATGTACTACCTCGCTGCTTATCACAACATGACCGTATACTATTACAAGTACGGCGGCATGGACGAGGGCCGGTACTTCCAGCTTGAGATCAATCCGTACTTTAAACACCGAGAGCAAGACGACAAATCTAATGTCATTGATGGCCGGTGGATTGATATGCAGAACGGACTCTACATCGACATTACTGCGGCACGATATGATTTGGATCacgaagaaggagaaggcatTTTATACGACAAATATGGTCATGAATATCGG GATACCTACGTCTTCCCCCTACGAGACACAACCTTTGAGGGCGTGCCCTGCAAGATCCCCTATCGTTATCAAGACATGCTGCAGGCTGAATATGGGAAGAACGCTTTGACAAACACAGAATTCCACGA CCATCGATTCGACGACGAAGCAATGAAATGGGTTGCCATTGACAAGCCTTCAGCAGAGGCGGAGGCACAGCAAGATTTATAA